Proteins encoded together in one Anopheles darlingi chromosome 3, idAnoDarlMG_H_01, whole genome shotgun sequence window:
- the LOC125954182 gene encoding dmX-like protein 2 isoform X2, translating into MNCHQILSGACNAGDRCFAVGSVEGVPFTAYAAGCNIVVLASNFERVQIIPGAVHNYIRISALDASTDTGKIAAAYEDKVCIFEPTPLIHTDRSSTHGLEYKWVQTGSLQAASHISSLSWNLEGTRLLTGGTVLQLWHERLSKDEDEPSSVKFEIGGSERDPKTPTGEEESDSTSWDCVWKCHTATPVHHMAFSPDGTLFATSGKSDRLVKVWYENKHILFPNKSFDQSQSQSSFIGAPEVSYGFVYVAHPRAVTHLSWRKTSKYMPKGSVSNMLVTSCLDNICRIWVETVLPDDGLVNMNQFDPLASQNPKFRTHRHKHRFMQRLKHMKTCFHIRRHAKHGGAGGMNGLNGMGAGFGGPGASSSPGGFGNAPIPTLPSTYSVHDFHSYGYHGTGMTPGLHFHLAASINAETDIPLVPSLHTTDPAAQPNFILHWLNNKEMHFTPQAEGILQEITRKVIEKEDQQQHTNVSGSNSDGGGGMEAAAGAGSLLLEEGTIAEGFDRRGKLRSALSQEESNSNSEEGPHPTTQHRSHSIGAGSLQGAAPGLSNTTSINSLANDHHHHHHQQHLHVTDSLDMKIECLLRDWHHSPDLLFSIHPIDGSYLIWVVEWLDEYHPGSFRQAQVSFSTRIPSAFPLGDAMSMSTTVALYNTGGNLGFRDMIMRGPKSSCGTGGMAGSAGQQQDGIVSEAGVTSLPSVLEENEADENATGEQGSDAGGYNQDGGRGGAGDGDECSNNEARDRETGEPLEQQDILTAPPSPTISMVTKHSNGTLNLWQLTFADRSKFSQVLSIGHASRASGHRFRVNDITCHPVLPLLLTTSHHNIPDIPSPTGKGVTPGTGRPKDVFVPSGFCSELILWRVDAVGPLSQSGGVSELARINSPEISAFSNVAWIPTLLPSTTLGNLSNSPSACFVASDGECLRVYQAVIDARTLLAEISSSERRCRRMDSLMSLSTESSESAGLLPPTLHDRIKIVSQQSTARPGCIIQLDAIDDATHDWQNTQFLHVFQEQLITGERTEVLADPFGGGGNSNFTATMGVGADSTLGAANDSKPTIGLMDGGMGAMVDLQRNAQFEQPFYLVVLERTQNGTTLHMWRIVIASQPAAADDLSSSMIYVPDSNLVQDLDDPENLHRPSVVLDETGRASSAGHHHHHHHQRGGVPTDQASHVNISTTKVCTQELPLPDGVDVIHAAPAAGHLSSSSIYPACFAPYIIVTACSDSTVRFWKCKTTNRHAGRASDDPPRYEWCEWEMIRKDQESTIDVSGQLLHISAAYSGRIACAYKYGKSFTRPTKSSDPESRFVNLSVAIYECESTGGSEWVLEDTIHLKNIHLPRIQMDHNLDLSYLYDTRTLQKKQRLNQVLQTLSHDDGRSPRSVNGDVTPEALTKPSGTGLLAVPSFSTLQSLRKSITEHGNTCPITQKHLVQLDWVSKEDGSHILTVAVGSKILLFTPVSSDLAQSNMKAMKESQSTNRPLLRKASSLAQPHFNDEIRWMKLRQIELTTADGLPPLPMQISWVRDGIFVAGMDSEMHVYSQWKPQSNSLYNVSHPLDIDDLYDTRNLKDEDLRSMAQDSTQRRLANVSSMPVLSRVSSINLNQMMSNEAQKKKKPPHAAASTGHLGSVASGVSGEPSQPSGNAGHDYMTDYGLFEASRIACPVLPQYHPKQLMELLNSGKIRWVKAILAHLVRCISGSYTVRGGGGDEESLNRQIPEELTLDYAEITSIPPLPLWTLLAADKESTGSNLQQNDEVKDYNELFESNIADESLDDLLDDESGGGEMGNRHTDRRSSLPEKHYLSHFGPRQGQLLSRLLTHTHLPGLSSLDQMHLLALADTVSTCNIDFAERFAIDAAKTAIAKENLTGVPNTESVSTDSLDDCGLRFLLAMKHYNYLLRCLPISQRQSFQRQGVGTGNIVWAFHSESEEELLNLIPSYVKGQTKWHVLKELGVGWWLRNNSLLRQCIERLAKASFQANQDPLDAAIYYMAMKKKSVVWGLFRSKRDEKMTQFFANNFSEDRWRKAALKNAFALLGKQRFEHAVAFFLLANSLNDALEVCLTKLEDLQLALVITRLYEGEHDATPPSFRRLLYEEVLGCDKNGENQDLSRAHPDPFLRSMALWILKDYTGSLSTLLDNQIGSMHPLFDDEGAALGGPSSSAHHDSSHSTNPNVFNFYVYLRTHPLLIRQHIASSAQDKKRAQVVIAGFSYGGGGGGVADATSGIPGAGGATDKQIQLEDSITPLERQLYFTTAHAHFKAGCPALALEVLSKLPTKVIDQEASSNLQSPVGPTGAVADGKDQSSLIATGILDWSKNTASSGGETSGSFDWGASSNSTALDWGAPISGQSNGASADDGFKIVWDDDDAAGDSDEDDDGGIQIKSKQEPPPTSGSDSKAIDTSAEPEDEVAGGGSLDIMAQQLKFIACLKILMEELSTLATGFEVDGGQLRYQLYVWLEREVEALKQLCNYSTGDSENTAIEDTTMTVGGETAIGDRDTPVLANKFPQDKPTLHEILIQEKQDFEAKVHRAARRKRWLKANETLLRTLLSYCSLHGASGGGLASVRMELVLLLQELQQEKTQQQLLSPLPFPTTLPLLSACVAGNKTVIADPLRYLQSHTHDMLQTMVNMRMPPHMNRAYTFPSGIFVLRDLAVALSACIYQSLCDSDTFSVKQSGGGQGDGGSQGCHSPGMETIAKLNASCQSTHLMANAAAHQRRRKYSTDEPLAVSTPPSKWPGVTNLRALLAREKDEDTPRLNVLLCESFVAAYMALFVYALTTCDSHILYRLAGQNFSDGSWSTLFGGGVKKLLRKATSQAQATSGANVTSQTAVNQMQQQEGNDNSSSAVASASGDSGGAGAAGADGSVWGAVTSLTKQRVKLNMKLLGHFAGPQGASNMKEDKPTYREQFVPPEMSMVSYFLTKPIPRGYGADEEEYDSADSATSDMDEDEDDEDVFNDPLNNDPKASQVSAAVRKHRLENTEHSNPNSYSWCIMRFALIRVAQSQLQQFIAIAGIEMQELPVCSPLVHGILRSLSTWQDLLKEELENRGPASVDYIPGCFVESEAKGPAIHKYRSLLERSNTPFSPCVSAAAPAKRLWNYLVRIEAVQDIFIRAVFGKKKSTSAIAYDSSIGGGASTAASVVDAGTPVGHEHNANSGGTTSGGVPVHQQNVNIPEPVRIIHKDQEQISAFCLNMVNPGLLALATPREVQEMDIALLLESPNWMEDECEMDIMNLSRDIESLPSSSFLVIQTATDKHLINQNISSAQNYGAPSSPQPGIAGQSGRGASVVLKHKVDNIKRMSAHPLMPLYLTGGQDGSVQMWEWGHQQVVCTPRSPGTFAKVTRCRFSQHGNKFGIADGDGNLSLWQVGLASQNNRPFFTYICHNKGITDFVFLGSCSLVATAGHSSESKNVAIWDTLLPQKKALVSAFTCHDQGASSLAYAPQHQLLISAGKKGDVNIFDVRQRVLRHRFQAHEHPIKCLAIDPNEEHFVTGSADGDIKVWGLTVHTQLYSFMGEHARSSFFKHIGQGVTQLQIDQGGRLFSCGADGSMKVRQLPDRESIIHSLY; encoded by the exons ATGAATTGCCACCAGATCCTGAGCGGTGCTTGCAATGCGGGCGATCGCTGCTTTGCCGTCGGATCCGTCGAGGGAGTCCCTTTTACC GCTTATGCGGCCGGTTGCAACATCGTGGTGCTGGCCAGCAACTTCGAGCGCGTCCAGATCATCCCGGGTGCGGTGCATAATTACATCCGCATATCGGCACTCGATGCGAGCACGGATACGGGCAAGATAGCGGCCGCGTACGAGGATAAGGTGTGCATCTTCGAACCGACGCCCCTCATCCACACCGACCGTTCGTCCACGCACGGGCTCGAGTACAA GTGGGTACAAACCGGTAGCTTGCAGGCTGCCTCGCACATAAGCTCACTATCGTGGAATCTTGAAGGAACTCGTCTGCTGACGGGTGGCACAGTATTACAGCTTTGGCACGAGCGCCTTTcgaaggatgaagatgaaccGAGCT CGGTCAAGTTCGAGATCGGAGGATCGGAGCGGGATCCGAAAACACCTACCGGAGAGGAGGAATCGGACAGCACATCGTGGGACTGCGTCTGGAAGTGTCACACTGCTACGCCAGTCCATCATATGGCGTTCAGTCCGGATGGAACACTGTTTGCGACTTCGGGCAAGAGTGACCGCTTAGTGAAGGTTTGGTACGAGAATAAGCACA TTCTATTCCCCAACAAGAGCTTCGACCAGTCGCAGTCGCAAAGCAGCTTCATCGGTGCACCGGAGGTGAGCTATGGGTTCGTGTACGTAGCGCATCCGCGTGCCGTGACTCACCTGTCGTGGCGAAAGACGAGCAAGTACATGCCAAAGGGTTCGGTATCGAACATGCTCGTCACGTCCTGTCTCGATAACATCTGTCGTATCTGGGTCGAGACGGTGCTACCGGATGATGGACTGGTGAACATGAACCAATTCGATCCGCTGGCCTCTCAGAATCCCAAATTCCGTACGCATCGCCATAAGCATCGGTTTATGCAGCGCTTGAAGCACATGAAAACCTGTTTTCACATCCGTCGCCATGCGAAGCATGGTGGAGCAGGTGGTATGAATGGATTGAATGGGATGGGTGCCGGAttcggtggtcccggtgctAGCAGCTCGCCCGGTGGGTTCGGAAACGCACCGATACCGACACTCCCGTCCACCTACAGTGTGCACGACTTTCATTCGTATGGTTACCATGGAACCGGCATGACGCCCGGACTTCACTTTCATCTAGCTGCGTCGATCAACGCGGAAACGGATATACCCCTGGTACCATCACTGCACACGACCGATCCTGCCGCTCAGCCCAACTTCATCCTGCACTGGCTCAACAACAAGGAGATGCACTTTACGCCGCAGGCAGAAGGCATTCTTCAGGAGATCACGCGCAAAGTGATCGAAAAGGaagaccaacagcagcacacaaacgTATCGGGAAGTaacagtgatggtggtggtggtatggaaGCGGCCGCTGGCGCAGGAAGCCTGTTGCTCGAGGAAGGTACCATCGCCGAGGGATTCGATAGGCGAGGAAAACTGCGAAGTGCGCTGTCACAGGAGGagagcaatagcaacagcgaGGAGGGTCCTCATCCGACAACACAACATCGGTCTCACTCGATCGGTGCCGGATCGTTACAAGGAGCAGCACCCGGACTCTCGAACACGACGTCTATCAATTCGCTAGCGaacgatcatcaccatcaccatcatcagcagcatctgcacGTGACGGATTCGTTGGATATGAAGATCGAGTGTTTGCTACGCGATTGGCACCACAGCCCAGATCTGCTCTTCTCGATCCACCCGATCGATGGCAGCTACCTGATCTGGGTGGTGGAGTGGTTGGACGAGTACCATCCAGGTTCGTTCCGACAGGCACAGGTATCATTCTCGACCCGCATTCCGTCCGCCTTCCCGCTCGGAGATGCCATGTCAATGTCGACGACCGTGGCGCTGTACAATACGGGCGGTAATCTTGGTTTTCGTGATATGATAATGCGCGGACCAAAGTCGAGCTGTGGCACCGGCGGAATGGCAGGATCAGCTGGTCAGCAGCAAGATGGGATAGTGAGTGAGGCAGGTGTTACTTCGCTTCCGAGTGTGCTGGAAGAGAATGAGGCCGATGAGAATGCAACTGGTGAGCAGGGCAGTGATGCGGGTGGCTATAATCAGGACGGTGGccgcggtggtgctggcgatggtgatgagtgTAGCAACAATGAAGCGCGCGATAGGGAGACAGGTGAACCATTGGAACAACAGGACATACTGACCgccccaccatcaccgaccaTCTCCATGGTAACGAAGCACTCGAACGGTACGCTCAACCTTTGGCAGCTGACGTTCGCCGATCGAAGCAAGTTCTCGCAGGTGCTGAGCATCGGACACGCTTCGCGTGCCAGCGGTCACCGATTCCGCGTGAATGACATCACCTGCCACCCGGtgcttccactgctgctgactaCGTCGCACCACAACATCCCGGATATTCCGTCACCGACTGGCAAAGGCGTaacaccgggcaccggtcgACCGAAGGATGTGTTCGTACCGTCGGGATTCTGCTCGGAGTTGATTCTGTGGCGTGTGGATGCCGTCGGACCACTATCACAGTCGGGCGGTGTTAGTGAACTAGCGCGCATCAATTCACCGGAGATATCTGCTTTCAGCAATGTCGCCTGGATACCGACCCTGTTGCCCAGCACGACACTCGGAAATCTTAGCAACAGTCCATCCGCCTGCTTCGTCGCCAGTGATGGTGAGTGTTTGCGCGTGTACCAGGCCGTCATCGATGCGCGTACGTTGCTGGCTGAAATATCGTCTTCCGAGCGTCGATGCCGCCGTATGGACTCCCTAATGTCCCTGTCGACGGAATCGTCGGAAAGTGCGGGCTTGCTACCACCGACGTTGCACGATCGTATCAAAATCGTCTCGCAGCAATCCACCGCACGGCCCGGTTGCATCATCCAACTCGATGCTATCGACGACGCGACCCACGATTGGCAAAACACCCAATTTCTGCACGTGTTCCAGGAACAGCTGATAAcgggcgaacgaacggaggtGCTGGCCGatccgttcggtggtggtggcaacagcAACTTCACAGCAACAATGGGAGTTGGTGCGGATTCAACGCTCGGAGCGGCAAACGATTCGAAACCAACGATCGGATTGATGGACGGTGGCATGGGTGCGATGGTTGATCTACAAAGGAACGCCCAATTCGAGCAACCCTTCTATCTAGTCGTGCTGGAGCGCACCCAGAACGGGACCACGCTGCACATGTGGCGCATCGTGATTGCTTCGCAGCCTGCCGCTGCCGACGATCTCAGTAGCAGCATGATATACGTTCCCGACAGTAACCTCGTGCAGGATCTGGACGACCCGGAGAACCTTCATCGACCCTCGGTTGTGCTGGATGAAACAGGAAGGGCCAGCTctgctggccaccatcatcatcaccatcaccagcgggGAGGAGTACCGACAGACCAAGCATCGCATGTCAACATCTCAACGACGAAAGTGTGCACCCAGGAGCTACCGTTACCGGATGGTGTCGATGTGATTCATGCGGCACCTGCCGCCGGCCATCTGAGTTCCTCCTCCATCTATCCGGCTTGCTTCGCTCCGTACATCATCGTAACGGCctgttccgactcgaccgtaCGCTTCTGGAAGTGCAAAACGACGAATAGGCATGCCGGCCGTGCGAGTGATGATCCACCGCGATACGAATGGTGTGAATGGGAGATGATCCGCAAGGACCAggaatcgacgatcgacgtcaGTGGACAACTGCTGCATATTAGCGCCGCCTACTCGGGACGGATTGCGTGCGCCTATAAGTACGGCAAGTCGTTCACACGCCCAACGAAGAGCAGCGATCCGGAGTCACGGTTCGTAAACCTGAGTGTCGCTATCTACGAGTGTGAATCAACGGGCGGAAGTGAGTGGGTGTTGGAGGATACAATCCATCTGAAGAACATTCACCTACCACGCATCCAGATGGATCACAATCTGGATTTGAGCTATCTGTACGACACACGTAcgctgcagaagaagcaacggTTGAATCAGGTGTTGCAGACGCTATCGCACGATGATGGCCGCTCGCCGCGTTCGGTCAATGGCGATGTTACGCCGGAAGCGCTGACGAAACCATCCGGTACCGGGTTGCTGGCAGTGCCAAGCTTCAGCACGTTGCAATCGCTTCGTAAAAGCATCACTGAGCACGGCAATACGTGCCCCATTACGCAGAAGCATCTGGTGCAGCTCGATTGGGTCTCGAAGGAGGACGGTTCGCACATCCTGACCGTGGCGGTCGGTAGCAAGATATTGCTGTTTACGCCGGTCAGTAGTGACCTGGCGCAGTCTAACATGAAGGCAATGAAGGAATCACAGTCAACGAATCGGCCACTGCTACGGAAAGCTAGCTCGTTAGCGCAGCCACATTTCAACGATGAAATCCGCTGGATGAAGCTACGTCAAATTGAGCTGACAACGGCCGACGGGTTGCCACCGCTGCCGATGCAGATTTCCTGGGTACGCGACGGTATTTTCGTGGCCGGTATGGACTCGGAGATGCATGTCTACTCACAGTGGAAACCCCAGAGCAACAGTCTGTACAACGTGAGCCACCCACTCGACATCGATGATCTGTATGATACGCGCAACCTGAAGGATGAGGATCTCCGATCGATGGCGCAGGACAGCACCCAACGGCGGCTAGCGAACGTTTCCTCGATGCCTGTGCTGTCTCGCGTTAGCTCCATCAACCTGAACCAAATGATGTCGAACGaagcgcagaagaagaagaaaccaccGCACGCCGCGGCCAGCACCGGCCATCTCGGATCGGTTGCATCCGGCGTTAGCGGAGAACCCAGCCAACCATCGGGCAATGCCGGCCACGATTACATGACGGATTATGGGCTGTTCGAGGCATCGCGGATAGCTTGTCCTGTACTGCCGCAGTACCACCCGAAACAGCTGATGGAGCTGCTTAATTCGGGCAAGATTCGTTGGGTAAAAGCTATCCTGGCGCATCTGGTACGCTGCATTAGCGGATCGTACACGGTGCGCGGTGGGGGAGGTGATGAAGAGAGCCTCAACCGCCAG ATTCCGGAGGAGCTCACTCTCGATTACGCAGAAATAACCTCGATTCCGCCGCTACCCTTGTGGACCCTATTGGCTGCGGATAAGGAATCGACAGGAAGCAATCTGCAACAGAACGACGAGGTGAAG GATTACAATGAGCTGTTCGAGAGCAATATTGCGGACGAATCGTTGGACGATCTGTTGGATGATGAGAGTGGTGGAGGTGAGATGGGCAACCGGCACACCGACCGTCGATCGTCGCTTCCCGAGAAACACTACCTGTCTCATTTTGGTCCACGACAAGGGCAGCTGTTATCACGcctgctcacacacacgcacctacCGGGTCTATCGTCGCTAGATCAGATGCATCTGCTGGCGCTTGCCGATACCGTGTCCACGTGCAACATCGATTTCGCCGAGCGGTTCGCGATAGATGCCGCCAAAACGGCTATCGCTAAGGAAAATCTGACCGGTGTACCGAACACGGAGAGTGTTTCGACCGATTCGCTGGACGATTGTGGTTTGAGGTTCCTGCTCGCGATGAAGCATTACAACTATCTACTCCGCTGTCTGCCAATTTCGCAACGCCAATCCTTCCAACGGCAGGGCGTTGGTACCGGCAACATCGTTTGGGCGTTCCATTCGGAGAGTGAAGAAGAACTGCTCAATCTGATACCGTCGTATGTAAAGGGGCAAACCAAGTGGCACGTGCTGAAGGAGCTCGGTGTTGGCTGGTGGTTGCGCAACAACAGTCTGCTCCGCCAGTGCATCGAGCGACTGGCGAAAGCCTCATTCCAGGCGAACCAGGACCCTCTGGATGCCGCAATCTACTATATGGCGATGAAAAAGAAGTCGGTCGTATGGGGCTTGTTCCGATCGAAGCGAGACGAAAAGATGACCCAATTTTTCGCAAACAACTTCTCCGAGGATCGGTGGCGAAAGGCTGCGCTCAAGAATGCGTTCGCGTTACTCGGTAAGCAGCGGTTCGAGCATGCCgttgctttcttccttctgGCCAACTCACTGAACGATGCGCTGGAGGTGTGCTTGACGAAGCTGGAGGATTTGCAGCTGGCGCTCGTGATCACACGGCTGTACGAGGGCGAGCATGATGCGACACCGCCCAGTTTTCGTAGGTTGCTGTACGAGGAAGTACTGGGCTGTGATAAGAACGGTGAAAATCAGGATCTTTCGCGGGCCCATCCCGACCCATTCCTACGTTCGATGGCACTGTGGATACTGAAAGACTACACCGGCAGTCTGAGTACGCTTCTTGACAACCAGATCGGTAGCATGCACCCACTGTTCGATGATGAAGGGGCTGCATTGGGCGGTCCCTCCAGCTCCGCGCATCACGACTCTAGTCACTCGACGAACCCGAATGTGTTCAACTTTTACGTGTACCTGCGGACACATCCTCTGCTGATTCGGCAACATATCGCCTCGTCGGCACAGGACAAGAAGCGGGCTCAGGTAGTAATCGCTGGCTTCagctatggtggtggtggtggcggtgtagcCGATGCAACTAGTGGTATTccgggtgccggtggtgcaacCGATAAACAGATACAGCTCGAAGATTCCATCACACCGCTCGAGCGCCAACTATACTTCACGACCGCGCATGCACACTTTAAAGCCGGATGTCCAGCATTAGCTCTGGAAGTGTTGAGCAAACTGCCAACGAAAGTGATCGATCAGGAAGCAAGCAGTAACCTGCAGAGCCCGGTAGGTCCCACTGGAGCCGTTGCAGATGGCAAAGATCAAAGCAGCTTGATAGCAACAGGAATTCTCGATTGGAGCAAGAATACGGCTTCCAGCGGAGGTGAAACTTCTGGCTCATTTGATTGGGGAGCTAGTAGCAACAGTACGGCATTGGATTGGGGTGCACCGATTAGTGGACAATCGAATGGTGCCAGTGCGGATGATGGCTTCAAAATAGtatgggatgatgatgatgctgccggtgacagtgatgaagatgatgatggtggtattCAAATTAAGAGTAAACAAGAGCCGCCACCGACGagcggcagcgacagcaaAGCCATAGACACATCGGCCGAACCAGAAGATGAAGTTGCAGGAGGTGGTAGTTTGGACATTATGGCGCAACAGCTCAAGTTCATCGCGTGTCTGAAGATTCTTATGGAAGAGCTATCCACATTAGCGACTGGTTTCGAAGTCGATGGAGGCCAGCTGCGCTACCAGCTGTACGTGTGGTTGGAGCGCGAAGTGGAAGCACTGAAACAGCTCTGTAACTACAGTACGGGCGATTCGGAGAATACGGCCATCGAAGATACAACCATGACCGTCGGTGGAGAGACGGCGATTGGTGATCGCGATACACCGGTACTGGCGAACAAATTTCCCCAGGATAAACCAACGCTACATGAGATTCTGATTCAGGAGAAACAGGACTTTGAGGCGAAGGTACACCGTGCTGCCCGGCGGAAGCGCTGGCTGAAAGCCAACGAAACGCTGCTCCGCACGCTGCTCAGCTACTGTTCACTACATGGTGCCAGCGGAGGTGGGTTGGCCTCGGTAAGGATGGAACTAGTATTGTTGCTACAGGAACTGCAACAGGAAAagacccagcagcagctactcaGTCCGCTACCCTTTCCAACCACACTCCCACTGctgagtgcgtgtgtggcgGGCAACAAGACCGTGATTGCCGATCCATTGCGCTACCTgcaatcgcacacacatgaTATGCTGCAGACGATGGTCAACATGCGCATGCCACCGCACATGAACCGTGCGTACACCTTCCCGAGTGGTATCTTCGTCCTGCGGGATCTTGCCGTAGCGCTGTCGGCCTGCATCTATCAATCGCTGTGCGATTCCGACACGTTCAGTGTGAAGCaatctggtggtggccagggtGACGGTGGTAGCCAGGGCTGCCACAGTCCGGGCATGGAGACGATTGCCAAGCTGAACGCCAGCTGCCAGAGCACGCACTTGATGGCGAATGCGGCCGCCCATCAGCGGCGGCGCAAGTATTCGACCGATGAACCGCTGGCCGTCAGTACGCCGCCCTCCAAGTGGCCCGGCGTGACGAACCTGCGGGCACTGCTGGCACGAGAGAAGGACGAAGATACACCCCGGCTGAACGTACTGCTGTGCGAATCATTCGTAGCTGCCTACATGGCCCTGTTTGTGTACGCATTGACCACGTGTGACAGTCACATTCTGTATCGATTGGCGGGTCAGAACTTCTCTGACGGCTCTTGGTCAACGCTCTTCGGTGGCGGAGTGAAGAAGCTACTGCGGAAAGCGACTTCACAGGCGCAGGCGACCTCCGGTGCCAATGTCACCTCGCAAACGGCTGTGAATCAGATGCAGCAACAAGAAGGCAACGACAATTCGTCATCAGCAGTAGCGTCGGCGTCCGGTGATTCAGGTGGTGCGGGAGCGGCGGGTGCAGATGGTAGTGTGTGGGGTGCGGTCACTTCATTGACGAAACAGCGCGTCAAACTGAACATGAAACTCCTGGGACACTTTGCCGGACCTCAGGGTGCCTCGAACATGAAGGAAGACAAACCGACGTATCGAGAGCAATTTGTGCCTCCCGAGATGTCGATGGTGTCGTACTTCCTTACTAAACCAATACCCCGCGGATACGGAGCGGACGAGGAAGAGTACGATTCAGCAGATTCGGCCACCTCCGATATGGATgaggacgaagatgatgaggatgtATTCAATGATCCGCTCAATAACGATCCGAAAGCATCACAGGTGTCGGCTGCAGTGCGGAAGCATCGCCTCGAAAACACGGAGCATTCGAATCCGAACTCGTATTCCTGGTGTATCATGCGTTTCGCGCTGATACGCGTTGCGCAAAGCCAGTTACAGCAGTTCATCGCGATTGCTGGCATTGAAATGCAAG AGCTTCCTGTTTGTAGTCCGCTGGTTCACGGCATACTAAGGTCGCTATCCACTTGGCAGGATCTGTTGAAGGAGGAGCTGGAAAACCGTGGTCCAGCATCCGTTGATTACATTCCGG GTTGCTTTGTAGAGTCGGAAGCCAAGGGTCCCGCCATTCACAAGTACCGTTCATTGCTGGAACGCTCCAATACACCGTTCAGCCCTTGTGTGTCGGCGGCTGCCCCCGCCAAACGCCTGTGGAACTATCTGGTGCGCATCGAGGCAGTGCAGGACATCTTTATTCGGGCCGTGTTTGGCAAAAAGAAATCTACGAGCGCCATAGCGTACGATTCATCAATCGGTGGAGGTGCATCGACAGCAGCTTCCGTGGTCGATGCTGGTACACCGGTCGGCCATGAGCACAATGCCAACAGTGGAGGGACGACCAGTGGAGGCGTTCCGGTTCATCAGCAAAATGTAAACATTCCAGAACCGGTCCGGATCATCCACAAGGACCAGGAGCAGATATCGGCCTTCTGTCTGAACATGGTGAATCCGGGACTGCTCGCTTTGGCCACACCGCGCGAGGTGCAGGAGATGGACATAGCGTTGCTGCTCGAGTCACCGAACTGGATGGAGGACGAGTGCGAGATGGACATTATGAATTTATCTCGTGATATAGAGTCACTGCCATCGAGCAGCTTCCTCGTCATACAAACAGCAACGGATAA GCATctgataaatcaaaatatcaGTAGTGCCCAGAACTATGGTGCACCATCTAGTCCTCAGCCAGGAATTGCTGGACAATCAGGCCGTGGTGCCTCAGTG GTACTGAAACATAAGGTAGACAACATTAAGCGCATGAGCGCACACCCGCTTATGCCGCTGTATCTTACTGGTGGTCAGGATGGTTCGGTGCAAATGTGGGAATGGGGCCACCAGCAGGTTGTCTGTACGCCACGGTCTCCGGGAACGTTTGCCAAGGTAACCCGCTGTCGTTTTTCGCAGCATGGCAACAAATTCGGTATTGCCGATGGTGACGGCAACCTTAGTCTGTGGCAGGTCGGCCTGGCCAGCCAAAACAATCGTCCATTTTTC ACGTATATATGCCATAACAAAGGAATTACAGATTTCGTATTTCTCGGATCGTGCAGCTTAGTGGCGACAG CTGGTCACAGCTCGGAAAGTAAAAATGTTGCCATATGGGATACgttattgcctcaaaaaaagGCCCTCGTGTCCG CCTTTACATGTCACGATCAGGGTGCCTCTAGTCTAGCGTATGCACCACAACATCAGCTTCTAATTTCCGCTGGAAAGAAGGGTGATGTGAACATCTTCGATGTTCGCCAACGGGTTCTTCGACATCGATTCCag GCGCACGAACATCCGATCAAGTGCTTAGCCATCGATCCAAACGAGGAACATTTCGTGACAGGTTCGGCCGATGGTGATATTAAG GTATGGGGCTTAACGGTTCACACTCAGCTGTACAGCTTCATGGGTGAACACGCGAGAAGCAGTTTCTTCAAGCATATTGGTCAGGGTGTCACGCAGCTGCAGATCGACCAGGGTGGCCGGCTGTTCTCTTGCGGAGCCGATGGATCAATGAAGGTACGTCAGCTGCCTGATCGTGAATCGATCATTCACTCACTGTACTAG